One window of Watersipora subatra chromosome 3, tzWatSuba1.1, whole genome shotgun sequence genomic DNA carries:
- the LOC137389981 gene encoding hematopoietic prostaglandin D synthase-like, producing the protein MGGEMRLTYFNARARAELARLLFKLAGKEFTDRRVEGEEWTALKPSTPKGQLPILEVDGKMMCESGAICRYLAREFGLYGSDNWEAAICDQILDTVDSVFQNIVQIKFTAKTEEAKATAMKNAVSNIEGLEKLVYSFKKGAFLLGEKASLADAAIRNITEYFAALPELKLESYPTVKAIASNFAAIPAIAEWIKTRPETNM; encoded by the exons ATGGGAGGCGAGATGAGACTCACTTACTTTAATGCCCGTGCAAGAGCTGAGCTGGCAAGGCTGCTCTTCAAACTCGCTGGCAAGGAGTTCACTGATAGAAGAGTTGAAGGAGAAGAGTGGACTGCTCTCAAGCCAT CTACACCGAAAGGACAACTTCCAATTTTAGAGGTTGATGGGAAAATGATGTGTGAGAGTGGTGCCATTTGTCGATATTTGGCTCGTGAATTTG GCTTATATGGCTCTGACAACTGGGAGGCTGCTATCTGTGATCAGATTCTTGATACGGTCGATTCGGTCTTCCAGAATATCGTtcaaataaagtttactgcCAAAACTGAGGAAGCCAAG GCAACTGCTATGAAAAACGCCGTGTCCAACATAGAAGGCCTGGAGAAGCTCGTGTATTCATTTAAAAAAGGAGCTTTCCTTTTGGGAGAGAAG GCATCATTAGCTGATGCAGCCATCAGAAACATTACAGAATATTTTGCTGCTCTTCCTGAACTGAAGTTAGAGAGCTACCCAACAGTCAAGGCGATTGCTAGCAACTTTGCAGCAATACCTGCCATTGCTGAGTGGATCAAAACCAGACCAGAGACAAACATGTAA